From Cellulomonas fimi ATCC 484, a single genomic window includes:
- a CDS encoding YraN family protein: MRAKDAVGRYGEDVAARHVVARGWQVLARNWRCSDGELDLVALDGRELVVVEVKTRRSTTYGSPAEAVTARKLARVRRLAARWLAEHDVRPASVRVDVVCVSVPRSGAALVEHLVGVV, encoded by the coding sequence GTGCGTGCGAAGGACGCGGTGGGACGGTACGGCGAGGACGTGGCCGCGAGGCACGTCGTCGCGCGGGGCTGGCAGGTGCTGGCCCGCAACTGGCGGTGCAGCGACGGCGAGCTCGACCTGGTCGCTCTCGACGGCCGTGAGCTCGTGGTCGTCGAGGTCAAGACGCGGCGCTCGACCACGTACGGCAGCCCTGCGGAGGCGGTGACGGCGCGCAAGCTCGCCCGGGTCCGCCGGCTCGCCGCGCGGTGGCTCGCGGAGCACGACGTCCGGCCGGCCTCGGTGCGGGTCGACGTGGTGTGCGTGAGCGTCCCGCGCAGCGGCGCGGCGCTCGTCGAGCACCTCGTGGGGGTGGTCTGA
- a CDS encoding ribonuclease HII gives MTADAALVPRARLRAARPGPHLRHERVLLRDGARLVAGMDEVGRGSLAGPVSVGVVVVDVATRSAPRGVADSKLLTPAARTALLPALGRWGVARAVGHASAEEIDAVGIIAALRLAGTRALETVHAAVGPVDVVLLDGSHDWLSGPTQQDLFAAVDASAPTPPRVLTRVKADRTCATVAAASVLAKCERDAVMVDLAARHPEYRWDENKGYSSPDHLAALRDHGPCVLHRRSWRLPAADGPGPRDVVDADALLPLDVLEAYDGARVVPAEAR, from the coding sequence GTGACCGCCGACGCCGCTCTCGTGCCGCGCGCGCGGCTCCGGGCTGCGCGGCCCGGCCCGCACCTGCGCCACGAACGCGTCCTGCTGCGCGACGGCGCGCGGCTCGTCGCCGGCATGGACGAGGTCGGACGCGGGTCGCTCGCCGGGCCCGTGAGCGTCGGCGTCGTGGTCGTCGACGTCGCGACGCGCTCCGCACCGCGAGGCGTCGCCGACTCCAAGCTCCTCACGCCGGCCGCGCGCACCGCGCTGCTGCCCGCGCTCGGCCGGTGGGGCGTCGCCCGCGCCGTCGGGCACGCGAGCGCCGAGGAGATCGACGCCGTCGGGATCATCGCCGCCCTGCGGCTGGCCGGGACGCGCGCGCTGGAGACCGTGCACGCAGCCGTCGGGCCCGTCGACGTGGTGCTGCTCGACGGCTCGCACGACTGGCTGTCCGGGCCCACGCAGCAGGACCTCTTCGCCGCGGTCGACGCCTCCGCCCCCACGCCGCCGCGCGTGCTCACGCGCGTCAAGGCGGACCGCACGTGCGCGACCGTCGCTGCGGCGTCGGTGCTCGCCAAGTGCGAGCGCGACGCGGTCATGGTCGACCTGGCGGCCCGCCACCCCGAGTACCGCTGGGACGAGAACAAGGGCTACTCCTCGCCGGACCACCTCGCCGCGCTGCGCGACCACGGCCCGTGCGTGCTGCACCGCCGGTCGTGGCGGCTGCCCGCCGCGGACGGACCCGGCCCGCGCGACGTGGTCGACGCCGACGCGCTGCTGCCGCTCGACGTCCTCGAGGCGTACGACGGCGCGAGGGTCGTGCCGGCCGAGGCGCGCTGA
- the lepB gene encoding signal peptidase I encodes MIDRPAEELDDQRRRPPWPRDGLVVPAQDGKVEPTGADAGGRQGRHHRHAAQQKRSGALSMLRETVIILVSALVLSLVVKTFLIQAFFIPSPSMEQTLVEDDRILVSKLTPGPFDLKRGDIVVFKDPGDWLSGAQEVAPTGFDKVVRTVLTFVGLYPQDAGEHLVKRIIGLPGDHVACDETCRSQGGPITVNGVAVDEPYLAPGAVPSDVAFDVVVPADSLWVMGDNRQHSFDSRFNMGKPGGGSVPVANVVGVAFVTVWPLDRAGLLRNPTAAFEDVPAAP; translated from the coding sequence GTGATCGACCGCCCCGCCGAGGAGCTCGACGACCAGCGCCGGCGCCCGCCGTGGCCTCGTGACGGGCTCGTCGTCCCGGCCCAGGACGGGAAGGTCGAGCCGACCGGCGCCGACGCGGGCGGACGGCAGGGACGTCACCACCGGCACGCGGCCCAGCAGAAGCGCAGCGGTGCGCTGTCCATGCTGCGCGAGACGGTCATCATCCTCGTCAGCGCGCTCGTGCTGTCGCTCGTCGTCAAGACCTTCCTCATCCAGGCGTTCTTCATCCCCAGCCCGTCGATGGAGCAGACCCTCGTCGAGGACGACCGCATCCTGGTCAGCAAGCTCACGCCGGGCCCCTTCGACCTGAAGCGGGGCGACATCGTCGTCTTCAAGGATCCCGGTGACTGGCTGAGCGGTGCCCAGGAGGTCGCGCCGACGGGGTTCGACAAGGTCGTCCGCACGGTGCTGACGTTCGTCGGCCTCTACCCGCAGGACGCGGGCGAGCACCTGGTCAAGCGGATCATCGGGCTGCCCGGCGACCACGTGGCGTGCGATGAGACGTGCCGCTCGCAGGGCGGGCCCATCACCGTGAACGGCGTCGCCGTCGACGAGCCGTACCTGGCGCCGGGCGCCGTGCCGAGCGACGTGGCGTTCGACGTCGTCGTGCCGGCGGACTCGTTGTGGGTCATGGGGGACAACCGCCAGCACTCGTTCGACTCGCGGTTCAACATGGGCAAGCCGGGCGGCGGCTCGGTGCCCGTCGCGAACGTGGTGGGCGTCGCGTTCGTGACCGTGTGGCCCCTCGACCGCGCCGGGCTGCTGCGCAACCCCACGGCCGCGTTCGAGGACGTCCCGGCCGCGCCGTGA
- the trmD gene encoding tRNA (guanosine(37)-N1)-methyltransferase TrmD yields the protein MRVDVVSIFPDYLAPLDLSLVGKARAAGLLDLRVHDLRDWTTDRHRTVDDTPFGGGAGMVMRPDVWGRALDDVLDDGAHLLLPTPSGAPLTQRTAEALATEQHLVVACGRYEGIDARVAEHFATRPGVRVSEFSIGDYVLNGGEVAALVLVEAVARLLPGVVGNPESLVEESHGAAGLLEYPVYTKPPTWADLDVPEVLLSGHHARIARWRRDQALLRTARRRPDMLAALDPAELDAHDRATLADAGWEPGPDGSGG from the coding sequence GTGCGCGTCGACGTCGTCTCGATCTTCCCCGACTACCTCGCGCCGCTCGACCTGTCCCTCGTCGGCAAGGCGCGCGCGGCGGGGCTGCTCGACCTGCGCGTGCACGACCTGCGGGACTGGACCACGGACCGCCACCGCACGGTCGACGACACCCCGTTCGGCGGGGGAGCGGGCATGGTCATGCGGCCCGACGTGTGGGGCCGCGCGCTCGACGACGTGCTCGACGACGGCGCGCACCTGCTGCTGCCGACGCCCTCGGGCGCCCCGCTCACGCAGCGCACCGCCGAGGCGCTCGCGACCGAGCAGCACCTCGTCGTCGCCTGCGGGCGGTACGAGGGCATCGACGCGCGGGTCGCCGAGCACTTCGCGACCCGGCCGGGCGTGCGGGTCAGCGAGTTCTCGATCGGCGACTACGTCCTCAACGGAGGCGAGGTCGCGGCGCTCGTGCTGGTCGAGGCCGTCGCGCGGCTGCTGCCCGGCGTGGTCGGTAACCCGGAGTCGCTCGTCGAGGAGTCGCACGGGGCGGCCGGCCTGCTCGAGTACCCGGTCTACACCAAGCCGCCGACCTGGGCGGACCTCGACGTGCCCGAGGTGCTGCTCTCCGGTCACCACGCCCGCATCGCGCGGTGGCGACGCGACCAGGCGCTCCTGCGGACGGCGCGCCGTCGTCCCGACATGCTCGCCGCGCTGGACCCCGCGGAGCTCGACGCGCACGACCGGGCCACGCTCGCCGACGCCGGGTGGGAGCCCGGCCCGGACGGCAGCGGCGGCTGA
- a CDS encoding RNA-binding protein translates to MLADALEHLVRGIVDHPDDVRVSSSSLRRGELLEVRVHPDDLGRVIGRGGRTARALRTVVGALSSDGAVRVDVVDVDRR, encoded by the coding sequence ATGCTCGCCGACGCGCTCGAGCACCTGGTGCGCGGGATCGTCGACCACCCGGACGACGTGCGCGTCAGCTCGTCGTCGCTGCGGCGCGGCGAGCTCCTCGAGGTCCGGGTCCACCCGGACGACCTGGGTCGCGTCATCGGCCGGGGCGGTCGCACCGCCCGCGCGCTGCGCACCGTCGTCGGGGCGCTGTCCTCGGACGGGGCGGTGCGGGTGGACGTCGTCGACGTCGACCGCCGCTGA
- a CDS encoding DUF2469 domain-containing protein: protein MSAEDLENYETDMELALYREYRDVVGLFSYVVETERRFYLANHVDLQVRSAAGEVYFELSLADAWVWDVYRSARFVKSVRVVTFKDVNVEELAKAELDLGGGAGFPR, encoded by the coding sequence GTGAGCGCCGAGGACCTGGAGAACTACGAGACCGACATGGAGCTCGCGCTGTACCGCGAGTACCGGGACGTCGTGGGTCTCTTCTCGTACGTCGTGGAGACGGAGCGCCGGTTCTACCTGGCGAACCACGTCGACCTGCAGGTGCGGTCCGCCGCGGGCGAGGTGTACTTCGAGCTCAGCCTCGCGGACGCGTGGGTGTGGGACGTGTACCGGTCGGCGCGGTTCGTGAAGTCGGTGCGCGTCGTGACGTTCAAGGACGTCAACGTCGAGGAGCTCGCCAAGGCGGAGCTCGACCTGGGCGGCGGCGCGGGCTTCCCGCGCTGA
- a CDS encoding insulinase family protein, translating into MTTTDQDGIVRTTRSADGVPVLWTPVPGDTFGGLVVGVGARDVTPATTGIHHLVEHLVMARVGPVVVEHNAESSLDSLVFWASGRTDAVVGFLGRVGAAIAALGDVTDEEVDLQRATIRRELGLPGMYAAAGPLSARFGAAGLGLADVEHAALPAITAADVHAFAARWMVAGNARVVLTTEPPQDLAVGMPLGDAPARPAHPAPVDGPLPGLVVTPAGRGASLSFLVGGTPAARMVTGTLVEEVLTRRLRHADGAVYSVALASWWVDATTSAWVVGMDPEEQRAGRVLLDAYRTLLGVAADGPDDDVLAHARAVLLEQMGSVDGHRGLLALNAEADLRGVPRPPDLATEVADAAAVTREQVRALLEDALARVILVVPADGFDDETATAFEDLGVTYRHMYPAFEGSPRELMRNLMSGGTATRGLLSAALSEAGSVHPGRFFGPRRGEEIWLGPRQLALPSLAAHVTVEDVVLAGEDDDGDVELVTRTGGTVLLNPAHFRRAATPWARFMSALPPEVVRHKRGVGVGRERA; encoded by the coding sequence ATGACGACCACCGACCAGGACGGCATCGTCCGCACGACCCGCTCGGCCGACGGCGTGCCCGTCCTGTGGACCCCCGTCCCCGGCGACACCTTCGGCGGGCTCGTCGTCGGCGTCGGCGCACGCGACGTCACGCCGGCCACGACCGGGATCCACCACCTCGTCGAGCACCTCGTCATGGCCCGGGTCGGTCCGGTCGTCGTCGAGCACAACGCGGAGTCGTCGCTCGACAGCCTCGTCTTCTGGGCGTCAGGGCGCACCGACGCCGTCGTCGGCTTCCTCGGGCGCGTGGGAGCCGCGATCGCCGCGCTCGGCGACGTGACCGACGAGGAGGTCGACCTGCAGCGCGCGACGATCCGCCGCGAGCTCGGGCTGCCCGGGATGTACGCCGCCGCAGGCCCCCTGTCGGCACGGTTCGGCGCAGCCGGGCTCGGGCTCGCCGACGTCGAGCACGCTGCGCTGCCGGCGATCACCGCGGCCGACGTGCACGCGTTCGCGGCGCGGTGGATGGTCGCCGGGAACGCGCGCGTCGTCCTGACGACCGAGCCGCCGCAGGATCTCGCGGTGGGCATGCCGCTCGGCGACGCGCCCGCGCGGCCCGCTCACCCGGCCCCCGTCGACGGGCCCCTGCCCGGTCTCGTCGTCACGCCCGCGGGCCGGGGCGCGTCGCTGTCGTTCCTCGTCGGCGGCACGCCCGCCGCGCGCATGGTGACGGGGACGCTCGTCGAGGAGGTGCTGACGCGCCGCCTGCGGCACGCCGACGGTGCGGTGTACAGCGTCGCGCTCGCGTCGTGGTGGGTCGACGCGACGACCTCCGCGTGGGTCGTCGGCATGGACCCCGAGGAGCAGCGGGCGGGGCGCGTCCTGCTCGACGCGTACCGCACGCTGCTCGGGGTCGCCGCGGACGGCCCCGACGACGACGTGCTGGCGCACGCGCGCGCCGTGCTGCTGGAGCAGATGGGGTCCGTCGACGGCCACCGCGGCCTGCTGGCCCTCAACGCCGAGGCGGACCTGCGCGGTGTGCCGCGGCCCCCCGACCTGGCCACCGAGGTCGCGGACGCCGCCGCGGTCACGCGCGAGCAGGTCCGCGCGCTGCTCGAGGACGCGCTCGCGCGCGTGATCCTCGTCGTGCCGGCGGACGGGTTCGACGACGAGACGGCCACGGCGTTCGAGGACCTCGGCGTCACGTACCGCCACATGTACCCGGCCTTCGAGGGCAGCCCGCGCGAGCTCATGCGCAACCTCATGTCGGGCGGCACGGCGACACGGGGCTTGCTCTCCGCGGCGCTGTCCGAGGCCGGCTCGGTCCACCCCGGACGGTTCTTCGGCCCGCGGCGCGGGGAGGAGATCTGGCTGGGCCCGCGCCAGCTCGCCCTGCCGTCGCTCGCCGCGCACGTCACGGTGGAGGACGTCGTGCTGGCCGGGGAGGACGACGACGGCGACGTCGAGCTGGTCACCCGCACGGGCGGCACGGTGCTGCTGAACCCCGCGCACTTCCGCCGTGCCGCCACGCCGTGGGCGCGCTTCATGTCCGCGCTGCCGCCGGAGGTCGTCCGGCACAAGCGGGGGGTGGGCGTCGGCCGCGAACGCGCCTGA
- the rplS gene encoding 50S ribosomal protein L19, with amino-acid sequence MHTLDQLDAASLRSDVPDFRPGDTVKVNVKVVEGNRSRVQAFQGVVIARQGSGVRETFTVRKISFQVGVERTFPVHSPSLESIEVVTRGDVRRAKLYYLRALRGKKAKIKEKRDNAPAKG; translated from the coding sequence ATGCACACGCTCGACCAGCTCGACGCAGCCTCGCTGCGCAGCGACGTCCCGGACTTCCGCCCCGGTGACACCGTCAAGGTCAACGTCAAGGTCGTCGAGGGCAACCGCTCGCGCGTCCAGGCGTTCCAGGGTGTCGTCATCGCCCGCCAGGGCAGCGGCGTCCGCGAGACCTTCACGGTCCGCAAGATCAGCTTCCAGGTGGGTGTCGAGCGCACGTTCCCCGTGCACTCCCCGTCGCTCGAGTCCATCGAGGTCGTCACCCGCGGTGACGTCCGCCGGGCGAAGCTGTACTACCTGCGGGCCCTGCGCGGCAAGAAGGCCAAGATCAAGGAGAAGCGCGACAACGCGCCGGCGAAGGGCTGA
- the rpsP gene encoding 30S ribosomal protein S16, which yields MATKIRLKRLGKIRAPYYRIVVADSRTKRDGRVIEEIGKYHPTEEPSFIEVSSERAQYWLGVGAQPTEQVLALLKITGDWQKFKGLPGAEGTLRTKGEKVDPKAAVEAAAADAEKVKAKASEKKSAAEETPAETPAAEDEQA from the coding sequence GTGGCCACCAAGATCCGTCTCAAGCGTCTCGGCAAGATCCGTGCGCCGTACTACCGCATCGTCGTCGCCGACTCGCGCACCAAGCGTGACGGCCGCGTCATCGAGGAGATCGGCAAGTACCACCCGACCGAGGAGCCCTCGTTCATCGAGGTCAGCTCGGAGCGTGCGCAGTACTGGCTGGGCGTCGGCGCGCAGCCGACCGAGCAGGTCCTCGCGCTCCTGAAGATCACGGGCGACTGGCAGAAGTTCAAGGGCCTGCCGGGTGCCGAGGGCACCCTGCGGACCAAGGGCGAGAAGGTCGACCCGAAGGCCGCTGTCGAGGCCGCCGCCGCCGACGCCGAGAAGGTCAAGGCGAAGGCGTCGGAGAAGAAGTCCGCCGCCGAGGAGACGCCGGCGGAGACGCCCGCCGCCGAGGACGAGCAGGCCTGA
- the rimM gene encoding ribosome maturation factor RimM (Essential for efficient processing of 16S rRNA) — MLLNVARIGRAHGLRGEVALDLRTDAPQERLAVGAVLQTEPAGSGPLTVMRTRVQQGRWYVTFAEASDRTAAEALTGTTLVVEVDEDADADDDAWYPHELAGLRAEHVDGRVLGEVVGLEHAPAHDVLVVREPDGTRTLVPFVRAIVPTVDVRGGRVVLDPPGGLLASDAENLVVSDETRGTEA; from the coding sequence ATGCTGCTGAACGTCGCGCGCATCGGCCGCGCGCACGGGCTGCGCGGCGAGGTCGCACTCGACCTGCGCACCGACGCGCCGCAGGAGCGCCTCGCCGTCGGTGCCGTGCTGCAGACCGAGCCGGCCGGGTCCGGACCGCTCACCGTCATGCGCACACGGGTCCAGCAGGGGCGCTGGTACGTGACGTTCGCCGAGGCCTCCGACCGGACCGCCGCCGAGGCGCTGACGGGGACCACGCTCGTGGTCGAGGTCGACGAGGACGCGGACGCCGACGACGACGCGTGGTACCCGCACGAGCTCGCCGGCCTGCGCGCGGAGCACGTCGACGGACGGGTGCTCGGCGAGGTCGTCGGCCTCGAGCACGCTCCCGCGCACGACGTCCTCGTCGTCCGGGAGCCCGACGGCACACGGACCCTCGTGCCGTTCGTCCGCGCGATCGTCCCCACGGTGGACGTGCGCGGGGGGCGCGTCGTGCTCGACCCGCCGGGCGGGCTGCTCGCGTCCGACGCGGAGAACCTCGTCGTGTCCGACGAGACCCGCGGGACCGAGGCCTGA
- the whiG gene encoding RNA polymerase sigma factor WhiG, translated as MTSALDTGLVLRTRHAGSAPLGVIPQQRGTAPTDAPQVDVPEVSAVDAAWADFKSTGSRAAREHLILHYAPLVAAVAGRVGMRLPSTVEQADLVSYGMFGLIDAIEKYETDRAVKFESYASSRIRGAIIDELRAMDWVPRSVRTKARSVDRAYAELEATLHRAPTEAEVARHLEISVGELRATFSQLSTVNIAALDELLGGGEDRQAGVCLVDTLGDERTQDPAGSLDAAETKYLLARAIEQLGDRERMVVVLYYYEGMTLAEIGRVLGVTESRISQMHTAAMLRLRTRLVEAEQG; from the coding sequence ATGACGAGTGCCCTGGACACCGGGCTGGTGCTCCGTACGCGTCACGCCGGCAGCGCCCCGCTGGGCGTCATCCCGCAGCAGCGCGGCACGGCCCCGACCGATGCCCCGCAGGTCGACGTCCCCGAGGTGTCGGCCGTCGACGCCGCGTGGGCCGACTTCAAGTCCACCGGCTCGCGCGCCGCCCGCGAGCACCTGATCCTGCACTACGCGCCGCTCGTGGCGGCCGTCGCCGGCCGCGTCGGGATGCGCCTGCCCAGCACGGTCGAGCAGGCGGACCTCGTCTCCTACGGCATGTTCGGTCTCATCGACGCGATCGAGAAGTACGAGACCGACCGCGCGGTGAAGTTCGAGTCCTACGCCTCGTCCCGCATCCGCGGCGCGATCATCGACGAGCTGCGGGCCATGGACTGGGTGCCGCGCTCGGTCCGCACCAAGGCACGCTCCGTCGACCGCGCGTACGCCGAGCTCGAGGCGACCCTGCACCGTGCCCCCACCGAGGCGGAGGTGGCCCGCCACCTCGAGATCTCGGTCGGCGAGCTCCGGGCGACGTTCTCCCAGCTGTCGACCGTCAACATCGCCGCGCTCGACGAGCTGCTCGGCGGCGGCGAGGACCGTCAGGCGGGCGTGTGCCTCGTCGACACCCTCGGTGACGAGCGCACGCAGGACCCGGCCGGCTCGCTCGACGCGGCCGAGACCAAGTACCTGCTGGCGCGGGCGATCGAGCAGCTCGGCGACCGCGAGCGCATGGTCGTCGTCCTCTACTACTACGAGGGCATGACGCTGGCCGAGATCGGCCGGGTGCTCGGCGTCACCGAGTCCCGCATCTCGCAGATGCACACCGCGGCGATGCTGCGCCTGCGCACGCGCCTCGTGGAGGCCGAGCAGGGCTGA
- a CDS encoding M23 family metallopeptidase: protein MPHPHPWPLVAAVTLLAALAAPPFAAAAAADPPAPVPTSASGRTHGPYQLPVDGDPAVLRAFERPPEPWAAGHRGVDLRAPDGSTVVAPAAGTVAFAGVVAGRGVVTVAHDDGLRSSFEPVDAAAAVGARVAAGQAIGTVAAGGSHCAPAACVHWGVRRGEEYLDPMALVGGGPIVLLPPG from the coding sequence GTGCCCCACCCCCACCCCTGGCCCCTCGTCGCGGCGGTCACCCTCCTCGCGGCGCTCGCCGCTCCACCGTTCGCGGCCGCAGCCGCGGCCGACCCGCCCGCACCGGTGCCCACGTCGGCGTCGGGCCGCACGCACGGCCCCTACCAGCTGCCGGTGGACGGGGACCCAGCGGTCCTGCGTGCCTTCGAGCGCCCGCCCGAGCCGTGGGCCGCCGGGCACCGGGGTGTCGACCTGCGGGCACCCGACGGGTCCACGGTCGTGGCGCCGGCCGCGGGCACGGTGGCGTTCGCGGGCGTCGTGGCGGGGCGCGGCGTCGTCACCGTCGCGCACGACGACGGGCTGCGGTCCTCGTTCGAGCCCGTCGACGCGGCAGCCGCGGTCGGGGCGCGTGTCGCGGCGGGCCAGGCCATCGGCACCGTGGCCGCCGGCGGCTCGCACTGCGCGCCCGCGGCGTGCGTCCACTGGGGCGTGCGGCGGGGCGAGGAGTACCTCGACCCGATGGCGCTCGTCGGCGGCGGACCGATCGTGCTCCTCCCACCGGGGTAG
- a CDS encoding YifB family Mg chelatase-like AAA ATPase: MTLGRSWAVALVGLAAHVVEVEAHLAPSLPAFTLVGLPDAALAEARDRVRAAVTSSGLPWPNRRITVNLSPAALPKSGSGFDLAIAVATLAAAGLPDAERAGAVVHLGELGLDGRLRPVRGVLPAVAAAVAAGHPRVVVPAANLAEARLVPGALVVGAASLAEVAALYGAPVAVPDLPAVGAEAPPGPAQEDCGDLADVLGQDDARHCLEVAAAGGHHLLMVGAPGTGKTMLAARLPGLLPDLDEAAAVEVTSVHSVAGTFDPGAGLVRRPPFEDPHHTATPASVVGGGSGLPRPGAASRAHRGVLFLDEAPEFTSAVLQTLRQPLEHGEVVLHRAAGAARYPARFQLVLAANPCPCGRAVGRGLDCTCRSEQRRRYFARLSGPLLDRVDVQVELEPARAAGRAGDGSAVVARRVAAARAAQEQRLRTTPWRTNSEVPGRWLRDRLGPDRAAVADLDRALERGTLSLRGVDRVLRVAWTLADLDGRAAPTRSDIGRALLLRTRGHGA, encoded by the coding sequence GTGACGCTCGGGCGCTCCTGGGCGGTCGCGCTCGTCGGGCTCGCCGCGCACGTCGTCGAGGTCGAGGCGCACCTCGCGCCCTCGCTGCCGGCGTTCACGCTCGTCGGGCTTCCCGACGCGGCCCTCGCCGAGGCCCGCGACCGCGTGCGCGCCGCCGTGACGTCGAGCGGCCTGCCCTGGCCGAACCGGCGCATCACGGTGAACCTCAGCCCTGCGGCGCTGCCGAAGTCGGGCTCCGGGTTCGACCTCGCGATCGCCGTGGCGACGCTCGCCGCTGCGGGCCTGCCCGACGCGGAGCGTGCCGGCGCGGTCGTCCACCTCGGGGAGCTGGGCCTCGACGGCCGCCTGCGACCCGTCCGGGGCGTCCTGCCGGCGGTCGCGGCCGCGGTCGCCGCGGGGCACCCGCGCGTCGTGGTGCCGGCCGCGAACCTCGCCGAGGCACGTCTGGTGCCCGGCGCGCTGGTCGTCGGTGCGGCGAGCCTGGCCGAGGTCGCCGCGCTGTACGGCGCGCCGGTCGCGGTCCCCGACCTGCCGGCGGTGGGCGCCGAGGCGCCTCCCGGACCGGCGCAGGAGGACTGCGGCGACCTGGCCGACGTCCTGGGCCAGGACGACGCGCGGCACTGCCTGGAGGTCGCCGCCGCGGGTGGCCACCACCTCCTCATGGTCGGTGCGCCCGGCACCGGCAAGACGATGCTCGCCGCACGGCTGCCGGGACTGCTCCCCGACCTCGACGAGGCGGCGGCCGTCGAGGTGACGTCCGTGCACTCCGTCGCGGGCACCTTCGACCCCGGCGCGGGGCTCGTGCGGCGGCCGCCGTTCGAGGACCCGCACCACACCGCGACGCCCGCGAGCGTGGTCGGTGGGGGATCCGGTCTGCCCCGACCGGGGGCCGCGTCGCGGGCGCACCGAGGGGTGCTGTTCCTCGACGAGGCGCCGGAGTTCACCTCCGCGGTGCTGCAGACGCTCCGCCAGCCGCTCGAGCACGGCGAGGTGGTCCTGCACCGGGCGGCGGGTGCCGCGCGGTACCCCGCACGGTTCCAGCTCGTGCTCGCGGCGAACCCGTGCCCGTGCGGCCGCGCGGTCGGCCGCGGTCTCGACTGCACGTGCCGCAGCGAGCAGCGCCGGCGCTACTTCGCGCGCCTCTCCGGCCCGTTGCTCGACCGGGTGGACGTGCAGGTCGAGCTCGAGCCGGCGCGCGCGGCGGGTCGCGCGGGGGACGGCAGCGCCGTCGTCGCGCGCCGGGTCGCCGCCGCCCGCGCGGCGCAGGAGCAGCGCCTGCGGACGACGCCGTGGCGGACGAACTCGGAGGTGCCCGGCCGTTGGCTGCGGGACCGGTTGGGCCCGGACCGGGCGGCGGTCGCGGACCTCGACCGGGCGCTCGAGCGGGGAACGCTGAGCCTGCGCGGCGTGGACCGGGTGCTCCGGGTGGCGTGGACGCTCGCCGACCTCGACGGCCGCGCGGCACCGACGCGCTCCGACATCGGCCGCGCCCTGCTGCTGCGGACGCGAGGGCACGGCGCATGA
- a CDS encoding DNA-processing protein DprA, translating to MSSAPEPHDERTARAAWSELVEPGDPVAGALVAAWGAREAWEWVRRAAVDGVRDDVPSASRSRVARAVDRWAPRLPAVDGAGRLRALEDLGGTLLVPGDGRWPRGLRDLGPAAPLALWVRGRSDLDAVTDRSVAVVGARAATTYGERLAHDVAGALVDADVAVVSGGAFGIDAAAHRGALARGGPTVVVLAGGVDRAYPVGNARMIAAVMDDGGTVVSEVPVGALPTRSRFLQRNRVIAATARASVVVEAAWRSGAISTAHHAAGLLRPVGAFPGPVTSVASAGCHRLLRDGVAVCVTDPSEVLELAGLGGARGTGEPGTRDTGAGPADGLPEHAARVLDALSRRRARDAATTAADAGVSLAEARAALGLLELAGLAERVVDGWRLGPATRATPTAPASSPGGVPGRGRPVG from the coding sequence ATGAGCAGCGCACCCGAGCCGCACGACGAGCGCACCGCCCGCGCCGCGTGGAGCGAGCTCGTCGAGCCGGGCGACCCGGTCGCCGGCGCGCTGGTCGCCGCGTGGGGCGCCCGGGAGGCGTGGGAGTGGGTCCGTCGTGCGGCGGTGGACGGCGTCCGCGACGACGTGCCGTCCGCGTCGCGGTCCCGGGTGGCCCGCGCGGTCGACCGGTGGGCACCCCGGCTGCCGGCCGTCGACGGGGCGGGCCGGCTCCGCGCGCTGGAGGACCTGGGCGGCACCCTGCTCGTCCCCGGCGACGGCCGCTGGCCGCGGGGACTGCGCGACCTCGGACCGGCGGCACCGCTCGCCCTGTGGGTGCGGGGTCGCAGCGACCTCGACGCCGTCACCGATCGCTCGGTCGCGGTCGTGGGCGCCCGCGCCGCCACGACGTACGGCGAGCGTCTCGCGCACGACGTCGCCGGTGCGCTGGTCGACGCGGACGTCGCCGTCGTGTCCGGGGGAGCGTTCGGGATCGACGCCGCCGCGCACCGCGGGGCGCTCGCGCGCGGCGGTCCGACGGTCGTCGTGCTCGCGGGCGGCGTCGACCGTGCCTACCCGGTCGGCAACGCCCGGATGATCGCCGCCGTGATGGACGACGGGGGAACGGTCGTCTCCGAGGTCCCCGTCGGCGCGCTGCCGACCCGCAGCCGGTTCCTGCAGCGCAACCGCGTGATCGCCGCGACGGCACGGGCGTCCGTCGTCGTGGAGGCGGCGTGGAGGTCGGGGGCGATCAGCACCGCCCACCACGCGGCCGGTCTGCTGCGTCCCGTCGGCGCGTTCCCCGGGCCGGTCACCTCGGTCGCGTCGGCGGGCTGCCACCGGCTGCTGCGGGACGGCGTCGCGGTGTGCGTGACGGATCCCTCCGAGGTGCTCGAGCTCGCCGGTCTCGGGGGAGCCCGGGGTACCGGGGAGCCGGGGACGCGCGACACCGGTGCCGGACCGGCGGACGGTCTGCCCGAGCACGCCGCGCGGGTCCTGGACGCGTTGTCGCGGCGCCGGGCGCGGGACGCCGCGACCACCGCCGCCGACGCCGGGGTGAGTCTCGCGGAGGCCCGCGCGGCACTCGGGCTCCTCGAGCTCGCGGGGCTCGCCGAGCGTGTGGTCGACGGGTGGCGGCTCGGTCCCGCGACACGTGCCACCCCGACCGCCCCGGCGTCGTCGCCCGGCGGAGTTCCCGGCCGTGGACGGCCGGTCGGGTGA